The Opitutus sp. ER46 genome contains a region encoding:
- a CDS encoding tetratricopeptide repeat protein, translated as MAKARTSRPPAVPLRRRASALMALGLALLTALLFARACGNGFVNYDDNLYVTGNEHVLAGLTPESVRWALTAEVVSNWHPLTVLSHQLDVTLFGRNAAGHHATSVLLHALNAALAFLVLRRLTGAYWRSALVAALFAWHPLRVESVAWIAERKDVLSGCCFFLCLWSYTAYVERRRRGAPAWGWYGLTLLTCGLGLTAKPMLVTLPCLLLLLDFWPLRRFGGAAVATVGAEEAKEAPPATLASLLLEKVPLLLLAGAAAVVTYLVQADSGAVSGALGLGARLANAVIAVWRYVGHLLVPTDLAVLYPHPGHWHPGLVWLAATGLVAVTVAVLWRARREPWLAVGWCWFLGMLVPVSGVVQVGLQAMADRYTYLPAIGLTIIAVWGGAELLERRRAGAGRPDAPRHLGGGVVVAVVLVLGAFAVATVRQIGVWRDSLTLFNHTLAVAGEGNYLAYDNRGVAYGEAGQAELAFADHQKAVALRPEYPDANNNLGRALAARGRFQEAIAHYRVALKGKPNQLEVHNNLANALADTGALDEAITHYRFVLERAPRHVNARNGYAVALAMQGRVPEAERELREVLRLEPGNAGALSNLGNVCAMSGRREEAIALYTRALDVQPRDGAVLLNLGNLQVELGQLDAAQGSFRQAVALRPGNPDAHAALGLVLDRLGRRDEAIREWTIALQQRPDSPRVRAWLDAATAARAGR; from the coding sequence ATGGCCAAGGCACGAACGTCCCGTCCCCCGGCGGTCCCCTTACGCCGGCGCGCCAGCGCCCTGATGGCGCTTGGGCTCGCGCTGCTGACGGCGCTGCTCTTCGCGCGCGCCTGCGGCAACGGGTTCGTCAATTACGACGACAATCTTTACGTGACCGGCAACGAGCACGTGCTCGCAGGGCTGACGCCGGAGAGCGTCCGATGGGCGCTGACGGCCGAGGTGGTATCAAACTGGCACCCGCTCACGGTGCTCTCGCACCAGCTCGACGTGACGCTGTTCGGGCGCAACGCGGCCGGCCACCACGCGACGAGCGTGCTGCTGCATGCGCTGAATGCCGCGCTGGCCTTTCTCGTGCTGCGACGGCTCACCGGCGCGTACTGGAGAAGCGCGCTGGTGGCGGCGCTGTTTGCCTGGCATCCGCTGCGGGTCGAGTCGGTCGCCTGGATCGCGGAACGAAAGGACGTCCTGAGCGGGTGCTGTTTCTTTCTGTGCCTCTGGAGCTACACGGCGTACGTCGAGCGCCGGCGTCGCGGGGCGCCGGCCTGGGGCTGGTATGGCCTCACGCTGCTGACGTGTGGGCTTGGCCTCACCGCCAAACCGATGCTCGTCACGCTGCCGTGCCTGTTGCTGCTGCTGGACTTCTGGCCGCTGCGACGATTCGGCGGTGCCGCGGTGGCAACGGTTGGGGCGGAGGAGGCAAAGGAGGCGCCGCCGGCCACGCTGGCTTCCTTGCTGCTCGAGAAAGTGCCTTTGCTGCTGCTGGCCGGTGCGGCCGCGGTCGTCACGTACCTCGTGCAGGCGGACAGCGGGGCGGTGAGTGGCGCGCTGGGGTTGGGCGCGCGGTTGGCAAATGCCGTGATCGCCGTCTGGCGCTACGTGGGGCACCTGCTGGTCCCGACCGATCTGGCGGTGCTGTATCCGCACCCCGGGCACTGGCATCCCGGACTCGTTTGGCTCGCGGCGACCGGCCTGGTGGCCGTCACGGTCGCGGTGCTCTGGCGCGCCCGCCGGGAACCTTGGCTGGCGGTGGGCTGGTGTTGGTTCCTGGGAATGCTGGTGCCGGTGAGCGGCGTGGTGCAGGTGGGGCTCCAGGCCATGGCCGACCGGTACACGTATTTGCCGGCGATCGGGCTGACGATCATCGCGGTTTGGGGTGGGGCGGAGCTGCTCGAACGGCGGCGTGCCGGGGCGGGCCGCCCCGACGCCCCGCGGCACCTCGGCGGCGGGGTCGTGGTTGCGGTCGTCCTGGTGCTGGGCGCGTTCGCGGTCGCGACGGTCCGGCAGATCGGGGTGTGGCGCGATTCACTGACGCTCTTCAACCACACCCTCGCGGTGGCGGGAGAGGGCAACTACCTCGCGTACGACAATCGCGGCGTCGCGTACGGGGAGGCAGGCCAGGCGGAGCTGGCGTTCGCGGACCACCAGAAGGCGGTCGCACTGCGTCCGGAGTATCCGGATGCCAATAACAACCTGGGCCGGGCGCTCGCCGCCCGCGGCCGTTTCCAGGAGGCCATCGCGCATTATCGCGTGGCATTGAAGGGCAAGCCGAACCAGCTCGAGGTGCACAACAACCTCGCGAACGCGCTCGCCGACACCGGGGCCCTCGACGAGGCGATCACGCATTACCGCTTTGTGCTCGAGCGGGCGCCGCGGCACGTGAATGCCCGCAATGGTTACGCGGTGGCGCTGGCGATGCAGGGACGCGTGCCGGAGGCCGAGCGGGAGCTGCGTGAGGTCCTGCGCCTGGAGCCCGGAAATGCGGGGGCGTTGAGCAATCTCGGCAACGTCTGCGCCATGTCGGGTCGGCGCGAGGAGGCGATCGCCCTGTATACCCGCGCGCTGGACGTGCAGCCCCGGGATGGGGCCGTGCTCCTCAATCTGGGCAACCTGCAGGTGGAGCTCGGGCAGTTGGACGCGGCCCAGGGTAGTTTTCGCCAGGCGGTGGCGCTCAGGCCGGGCAATCCGGACGCCCACGCCGCGCTCGGCCTGGTGCTCGACCGGCTGGGCCGGCGAGACGAAGCCATCCGGGAGTGGACGATCGCGCTGCAACAGCGGCCGGACTCCCCGCGCGTGCGGGCCTGGCTCGACGCCGCGACGGCGGCGCGGGCTGGCCGGTGA
- a CDS encoding MBL fold metallo-hydrolase, with protein MPTITVLAENTARGAGMLGEHGLAYWIDTGAHRVLFDTGQGMVLQPNAARLRIDLSRADAIVLSHGHYDHVGGLETALALAPNATLYLHPRATEPKFSGSDQVAGSRCISTEFVSREAFRSPPRRVVTSREPCEVVPGIWMTGEIPRTNTYEDTGGPFFLDAALSNPDPLLDDQALYFTSPRGVVVVLGCAHSGVINTLERVLALTGASSIHAVIGGMHLERASGVRMKETVAALRRLGLQKLGPMHCTGWAATQQLAREFPAQCLHCAVGSRLEY; from the coding sequence GATGCTGGGCGAACACGGGCTCGCGTACTGGATCGATACCGGCGCGCATCGTGTCCTGTTCGACACGGGCCAAGGCATGGTCCTCCAGCCCAACGCGGCCCGGCTTCGCATCGATCTGAGCCGCGCCGATGCCATCGTGCTAAGCCACGGCCACTATGATCACGTCGGCGGCCTCGAGACTGCCCTGGCCCTGGCGCCAAACGCCACGCTCTACCTTCATCCTCGGGCCACGGAGCCCAAGTTCAGCGGCTCCGATCAGGTCGCTGGCAGCCGCTGCATCAGCACCGAGTTCGTCAGTCGCGAGGCCTTCCGCAGCCCGCCGCGCCGTGTCGTCACATCACGCGAGCCATGCGAAGTCGTACCCGGCATCTGGATGACCGGTGAGATTCCGCGCACCAACACCTACGAGGACACGGGCGGCCCGTTCTTCCTCGACGCGGCCCTTTCGAATCCGGACCCGCTGCTCGACGACCAGGCCCTCTACTTCACGAGCCCGCGCGGCGTCGTGGTCGTGCTCGGCTGCGCTCACTCCGGAGTGATCAACACTCTGGAACGGGTACTGGCGCTCACGGGCGCGAGCTCCATCCACGCCGTGATCGGCGGCATGCATCTGGAGCGGGCGTCCGGAGTACGCATGAAAGAGACCGTGGCAGCACTGCGCCGGCTGGGCCTGCAAAAGCTCGGCCCCATGCATTGCACCGGCTGGGCCGCCACCCAGCAGCTGGCGCGCGAGTTCCCGGCCCAATGCCTGCATTGCGCGGTCGGCAGCCGGCTCGAGTACTGA
- the ligA gene encoding NAD-dependent DNA ligase LigA translates to MSPAEAQKRIAALRAQVAHHDELYYRKATPEITDFDYDTLKAELAGLERLFPEAATAAGAESPTARIGDDRTEGFVRVKHRLAMTTLDNTYDEGELREFHARLVKALGSEDLAYTVEPKIDGLAVSLTYEKGRLTRAVTRGDGEEGDDVTANVRTIRGLPHTLAAAPVPELIEIRGEIYLSVEEFRRINQLQEEAGEAAYANPRNLAAGTLKQLDAKLVASRKLEIVLYGMGVCEPEVVTSQTGYRDQLKRWGLPVVELFSEVRGIEAVCAAIRDLDEKRRALAYGTDGAVVKLNDFALQKKVGFRGMAADGRAEAARKLSPRWACAFKFAPDRAETRVRDITIQVGRTGALTPVAELEPVFLAGTTVKRATLHNAEEIARKDVRVGDAVLVEKAGEIIPAVVAVLVEKRPAGSAPYAFPRACPVCQTPATRGEEEVVWRCPNPNCPEKVRRRIEHFASKGCLDIDGLGEEMVDLLLRNGRIASIPDIFRLKVEDLLPLKKSGEVWAGNLIAGIAARRQADLWRVINGLGIPQVGAAAAKDLARTFRSLPGLAGATEAELLRIDGFGEKTALAVRRWFADPANRALVDELQAVGLEPTPPAAASSALAGKAFVLTGTLPTLSREEATAKIEAAGGKVSGSVSKKTHYVVAGEEAGSKLEKARALGVPVLDEKALLDLLGAD, encoded by the coding sequence ATGTCTCCCGCCGAGGCCCAAAAACGGATTGCCGCATTGCGTGCGCAGGTCGCGCACCACGACGAGCTGTATTACCGGAAGGCCACCCCTGAGATCACCGACTTCGACTACGATACGCTGAAGGCGGAGCTCGCCGGACTGGAACGGCTGTTCCCGGAAGCAGCGACGGCGGCGGGCGCGGAGAGCCCCACGGCGCGCATTGGCGATGACCGGACTGAGGGGTTCGTCCGCGTGAAGCACCGGCTGGCGATGACCACGCTGGACAACACCTACGACGAAGGGGAGCTGCGGGAGTTCCACGCCCGTCTCGTCAAGGCGCTCGGGAGCGAGGACCTCGCGTACACCGTGGAACCCAAGATCGATGGCCTGGCCGTGAGCCTGACGTACGAGAAGGGTCGGCTAACGCGCGCGGTGACCCGCGGGGACGGGGAGGAGGGCGATGACGTGACGGCGAACGTGCGGACGATCCGCGGGCTGCCACACACGCTCGCGGCGGCGCCGGTCCCGGAGCTGATTGAGATTCGCGGCGAGATCTATCTGAGCGTGGAGGAGTTTCGCCGGATCAACCAACTGCAGGAGGAGGCGGGCGAAGCGGCGTATGCGAATCCCCGCAACCTCGCCGCCGGCACGCTGAAGCAGCTCGACGCCAAGCTCGTGGCTTCGCGGAAACTGGAGATCGTCCTCTACGGCATGGGCGTCTGTGAGCCGGAGGTGGTGACGTCGCAGACCGGCTATCGTGACCAACTCAAACGCTGGGGCTTGCCGGTCGTGGAGTTGTTTTCGGAAGTGCGGGGCATCGAGGCCGTGTGCGCGGCGATCCGGGACTTGGACGAAAAGCGGCGGGCGCTCGCGTACGGGACGGACGGCGCGGTGGTGAAGCTGAACGATTTCGCGCTGCAGAAGAAGGTGGGGTTCCGCGGCATGGCGGCCGATGGCCGGGCCGAGGCAGCGCGCAAGCTGTCCCCGCGCTGGGCCTGCGCGTTCAAGTTCGCGCCGGACCGCGCCGAGACGCGGGTGCGGGACATCACGATTCAAGTGGGCCGTACCGGTGCGCTGACGCCCGTGGCCGAGTTGGAGCCGGTGTTCCTGGCCGGCACGACGGTGAAGCGGGCCACGTTGCACAACGCCGAGGAGATCGCGCGCAAGGACGTGCGCGTGGGCGACGCGGTGCTGGTGGAGAAGGCCGGCGAGATCATCCCGGCCGTCGTGGCGGTCCTGGTGGAGAAACGCCCTGCCGGGAGCGCTCCCTATGCGTTTCCGCGCGCGTGCCCGGTTTGTCAGACGCCGGCGACGCGCGGCGAGGAAGAGGTGGTCTGGCGCTGCCCCAATCCGAACTGCCCGGAGAAGGTGCGCCGGAGAATCGAGCATTTCGCGTCGAAAGGCTGCCTCGACATCGACGGGCTGGGTGAGGAGATGGTCGACCTGCTGCTGCGCAACGGGCGCATCGCGTCCATCCCCGACATCTTCCGCCTGAAGGTGGAAGACCTGCTGCCGCTGAAGAAGTCGGGCGAGGTCTGGGCCGGAAACCTCATCGCGGGCATCGCGGCGCGCCGGCAGGCGGACCTCTGGCGCGTGATCAACGGCCTGGGCATTCCGCAGGTCGGCGCGGCGGCGGCGAAGGACCTCGCGCGTACCTTCCGCTCGCTGCCGGGGCTGGCGGGGGCGACGGAGGCGGAGTTGCTGCGAATCGATGGTTTTGGAGAAAAGACCGCGCTGGCGGTACGCCGCTGGTTTGCCGACCCGGCCAACCGGGCGCTCGTGGACGAGTTGCAGGCGGTGGGGCTGGAACCGACGCCGCCGGCGGCGGCCAGCAGCGCGCTGGCGGGGAAGGCCTTTGTGCTGACCGGGACCCTGCCCACGCTCAGCCGCGAGGAGGCCACGGCGAAGATCGAGGCCGCCGGCGGCAAGGTGAGCGGCAGCGTGAGCAAGAAGACGCACTACGTCGTCGCTGGCGAGGAAGCGGGATCAAAGCTGGAGAAAGCCCGCGCGCTGGGCGTGCCGGTGTTGGATGAGAAGGCACTGCTGGACCTGCTCGGCGCGGATTGA